The nucleotide sequence CGGCTTGAGTTCACCGGACGTGACCCACCTAGCGACCGTCACTTGGTTGATCTCAAGGAGGCGTGCGACTTCCGCCGATCCAATGAAGTTAGCGGGGGGCGGTGATTTCGGGCTTCTATTGTGCAATGCCACGTGACACACCATTGCACAGTGCATTGCGCAGCACAAGACCACCGTGGCGTGTCGAGATCATGTCGTGGAGGTTACGAGAGCTAGGTAAATGCACTATGTATTGCACAATGCGTTGCTCTGTGCATATCCTTTGGTCCATGAGTACAAGGCCAGAGCGCATGTGGGTACCTGAGTGGGACTTAGCCGACCGCCTCCGGAAGAGCCTCCGAGAGTCGGAGACCGGTGTTCAAGAAATTGCCGACCACCTCGGGGTTAATCGCAACACCATCAGCACCTGGATCAACGGGCGCGGTCCTGTAAACCCAGACTGCCTACCCAAGTGGGCGGTCTATACGGGATTCCCGCGCGAGTGGATTGAGACGGGCGAAACAGGCGGGGCGCCAACGCCACCGCCGCCCGGTATTCGGCGCCGTCGTGAGTCAGGCCGACGCACTACCAACCTACGGGCTGTGACTGGGACGCTCGCTGATATCGACAGCGATGGGGTTGACGAGGATGCGGCCCATTACGTCGCCCTCGCCGAAGATGTTGCGCGGCTCCCCCGGGAGGACTCGAACCTCC is from Mycobacterium marinum and encodes:
- a CDS encoding helix-turn-helix domain-containing protein, producing the protein MHCAMVCHVALHNRSPKSPPPANFIGSAEVARLLEINQVTVARWVTSGELKPVHKLPGKNGAYLFSRADIEKLATERAEASA